Genomic DNA from Theropithecus gelada isolate Dixy chromosome 1, Tgel_1.0, whole genome shotgun sequence:
AGTGAGAGGTTTTTAGCTTGGTTGCACATGCAACCATCTGgagaacttttcatttttaaaattgtatttatttatttaacttttttttttagctgtgcTATTAACTGATGAGGAACTTTTAAGAATATGGATTCCCAGCCCGTACCCCAGACCTATTGAATCAAAATCGCTGGGGGCATTGgtattgggtgtgtatatatatgtatgtgtatgtacacagaCACACTgtatgcattatatatttttaaatttatgcctTATGATTCAAATATAAATGTCAGAGAATTACTGATAGGGTTCTTGATTACCTTGGGCATCAAGACACCTGATTTACGATTGGTTCCTGAAGCATATTCAAGAAATGAACCATTTCAATCAAGAAAAGATGCTAGGCATGTTGTTTTCCAGGGAACGCTGTGTAATGCCTAAATTGCAGTCAGTGTTGGTAACAGAACTTATTATGCTCTTGCActcttttttcttgtctcttcTAATCTGCTTTGATTTTCTGTTATACATCAGAGAAATTGTCTTCTATAGAAATAAGAGACCAGTGTAATTTCAAAGCAAGAATGTCCattaaattgcattaaattttATAGGAAATCGTGGAGATAAAGTAGTTAAAGTATTTATATTAATGTGACCTTGATAGAACtttagagaaacaaaataatcagAGTGGGCAATATTACTTCTGAATTTCCACTCTGCGTTAAAAGCAAGGTtaatctttatttctaatataaattcattttttcctgctgtttgtatgattataaattttattaagaatCATGTGTTTCTTAAGATTTACCAAAATAGTGATATGTTATGGAGAAAGTTTCTTGGGTTAAATCGCCTATGtctattaattctttaaatatgattttaatgtTCATACTGTTATATGCAGACACAAGTTTGTGGTTTTGTATGTAAACTTTGAGTTAATACTATTACTTTCAAAAGGGGCATTTAATTCATATAAAGCATTGTAATACATGGTACCTTTCATCAGGAAAAAATCTAAGTGCTTAGGATTTAACAATTTTCACCACTTCTTGCTGAGATTAGAAAAATCGTATCCATTTTCCACAGAACAACGAAAAGCAGCAGTTAAGGGAACACAGGAATGAAGCAAAGGTGAAAAAAATAGCTAGGCTTTTGGCTCCACTAGTACGTAGAAAAGAGGTAGGGAACTTGTGGTACCCCAGGTGGCCATTGTGCATCCCATGTACCAGTTCATTTTCTGCTGTTCTGCTTCTCTTCATTACCTCTCTCTGTACCACTTCCCCTCTGGACACTCTGtttatcctttcttttgcttctctTGCTTATGCCTTAAAATTCGTTACCACAAATGGAAGTAGAAAAGTTGCTCAGCTGTGTTGGTAGTATTCAGGCTAAAgattcaattttaaataataatccaTCATCACCataataactaaaattaagaCTTTACTGTATGCTGCCAGGTTCGAGGGTTTCAAATATATCCTTTCATTGAATACTCACCACAGGCCTTTAAGGAaactgttatctccattttaaagaggaaactgaggcaattAACTTTCCTGTGATCACCCAGTTGGTAAATGGCAGAATTGGGATTCAAACTCAAATCCAAACCTTGCTACTGTATTACTTTATATTGCCCTCCTGAGCCAGAGAAAAGACTTAGAAATTCAAACTTTATTATTGCTTCCAGCGTATACTGAAACTGGTAGACACTTAAAGGAAATAGCATGAAGAAACTCAGTCTATCTTTATACTAAAGCCAGTTTCTTCACCATTGAAGCTTAATTGTCAGAAAATTTTCGCCTTTATTACCCTCCCAAAATTGGTGTGGAGCctttgaaagagaaagacaatgtGAGAGCCTGAGAGTCAGGAGCACAGAGGAAGGTAAGCTGGTTGCATCATGGGATTGCGTTGACCACATCAAAACACTAGAGTCCTTGATCCCATCCTTTTTGCCTAGATGTTCATTTACAGAAGGAATATGACCTTGTAGGGCCCAAAATATTTGTGTctactgttttatttcctttattttttttccagaataactGGAGAGCTGCATTAATAAATAggtctcttggccaggcatggtggctcacgcctgtaatcccagcactttgggaggccaaggcaggtggatcatgaggtcagaagttcgagaccagcctgaccaatatggtgaaaccccgtctctactaaaaaaatacaaaaattagccggacgtggtggcacgcacctgtaatcccagctactcaggaggctgaggctagagaattgcttgaacccaggaggcagagtttgcagtgagctgagatcatgccactgaactccagcctgggtgacacagtgagactctgtctcaaaaaaataaaaataaaaataaagtaaatagcTTCCTTAGACTCCAAACCTCTCCTGTAGTGCAAACTCAGATGGGAACAGAGGAAGCACATTAACATATACCGAGCACCCAGTGCTTGTTCTTTGGCTCCTTTGTTGCCCTATTTGCCATCAGACTCTTGTGGGATTGCCCTACCAATGGAGAGCTGTCTCACCCAGGACCACACCTCTTCCCAATGCAGTCCATTTCCAGTGACTGATTATTGTAGGAGTTTAAAAACCTGACATCTCATCCCAATTTGGGACTACTCTGAAACACTATTGTAGCTCCAGACTCCCTGCATAGGAACAGCTCCCCATAGGGTCAGCTCTTGTTGTACCTGCATCACAGCTTATTTCATCCCTCTGCCCatgccctcctcctccttccacaGGTGTTGATACCAAGCACACTTCCCAACAAACATACCACCTGCCTCAGAGTCTGCTTCCCAGGGAACCCAGCCTGCAACCTAAGTATATTTCAGAATAACAACACCCAGGGTACTGCTCTAGGACAAATAAGATGATGTGTGTGAAAACATTTTGACAGGTAAACTTAGGCAGTCTAATTTAGTGTTTAAGAATATCATCTTTGAAGACAGATGAGCCAATCTTTGGTTATGAACTTCTTAGAGCCTCTAGTCAGGTTACTTAATGATTccacatttcatttttctcatctttaaattaAGGATGAGAATACCTACTTCATGGGGTTACTTTGAGGATTGAAAgagagataatacatgtaaagcacttagaatggtgcctggtaCATGTTTAGTGTTCAGTACAATATGTATATCTCTATAATATATGCCtactatattaatataattgtattttgaTGACTTTGCATCAATcattttatgtatcaattttactttccatgaaatacagatttttttctatgtcGAGTATATAGTTATAACAATGTGGTTGAAATTGAGTTCTGCAAAGGAAAATACAGATTCTAAGATTGCATTATCATTGTCATTTTGCTACTACAATTGTCAGCAAAATCTTAACTCTGATCCCATTATCCACAACTACTCTTCAATATTGTATTGGCCTATTCAGTTACCCTATCTCCATAGCAGCCAAATACATTGTCATAATTACCTATTCCTGTAGcaacatgatttttaatatttcttggaAAATGAAAAGTAGTTATCAATACATGGTATTTCATTTCTTGGGGATCTTAGTACTTTATGAAAATGGTCATTTTCAAATACAACAAAGAGATCATTAGATAATTCAGAAAAACAGTAATCAGTTTATGATGTTTCAGTACATTATAAACAGAAATCAGTTTATAAAGATTCCAGGGAATAACCAAAATTTCTTTGAAACTGTTAACCAGAAGagtaatgataattttttttttttttttgagacggtgtctcgctctgtggcccaggctggagtgcagtggccaggtctcagctcactgcaagctccgcctcctgggtttacgccattctcctgcctcagcctcccgagtagctgggactacccacctcgcccggctagttttttgtattttttttagtagagacggggtttcaccgtgttagccaggatggtctcgatctcctgacctcgtgatccgcccgtctcggcctcccaaagtgctgggattacaggcttgagccaccgcgcccggccaagagtaaTGATAATAATCAGCAGATTCTCTCAGGAAAAGTTCTTCGTCAGTGATACTGTTCTTGTGCTTTATAATAttatcatgtttttatttttttaatcatgatgCTAATATAACTGAATATTCCATATATGGACTAACGTTCTTCTCCAAATAATCACAAGTCTTGCTGTTTCACTTGTTTACACAGGCAGGACCAGATGCTGTGTTGGGGAGGACAATCTGGGGAGTTTTAGGTTTAGGTGCCTTTGGGTTTCAGCTGAAAGAAGTCCCTGCTGGGAAACACATTATCACAACTACTCGATCCCATAGCAACAAGTTGGTTACTGACTGTGTTACTGCTATGAACCCCGATGCTGTGCTGCGAGTAGGCGGAGCAGGAAATAAGGTATGAAAAAGGTCTGTCATCTGCTCTGAAATGCAAGTGAATCATTGAAAtactcaacttttaaaaacacgAAATAAGAGTTTAAAGAGCTGGgagtaaataatataatttgtacATTTCAgcagtatttacattttaaaaataaatttaagagtcaaggttttttgtttgtttgttttattatctgAGAgaattcaatgtttttttttttttgagacggagtctcgctctgtcgcccgggctggagtgcagtggccggatctcagctcactgcaagctccgcctcccgggttcacgccattctcttgcctcagcctccggagtagctgggactacaggcgcccgccacctcgcccggctagtgtttttttttgtatttttaatagagatggggtttcaccgtgttagccaggatggtctccatctcctgacctcgtgatccgcccatctcggcctcccaaagtgctgggattacaggcttgagccaccgcgcccggccgagaattccatgttcatggaagTCATCAGGGTAAGGCTCCATGCTTCTTGCCAAAGACCTTATTTTGCCAAGGACCCTCTTAGATTATCTCCTCTACCTTCTACAGACTCTAAGATCGGGCCCGCCTGCCCGCTTCTTGTCTGTTTCCCCCATTCTTTCATCCaggtttccaacctgctgagaGAATTATGAAATGGGACACAAATTGATCTACATCCTTAGCCCTGATCTCTTGTCATCTGATTGTCCCCTAGATATCATTATGATGACATCCCTCAGGTATCTCAAATTCAGCGTGTCCAATTTGAGTTCATCCTCTTTCTACCCACCTCTGGATGTGTTTCTCTGCCTGTTTTACTGTCCGGCTAATGGCACCACCGTTTTTCTAACTGATCCAGCCAAACACCTGAAAGTCATCTTAGACTCCTTCCTGCCTCACATTGTATCAATCTGGTCCTACTTATATATCTTCtgaatagtttttgtttgtttgtttgtttgttttttcgagactgagtcttgctctgttgcccaggctggagtacgatggtgtgatttcagctcactgcaacctctgcctccccgggttcaagtgattctcctgcctcagcttcctaagtagctgggattacaggccaccatgcctgcctaatttttgtatttttagtggagtctgagttttataataattaatttaCACTATAACCAAAAAAAGTCAATTGACTAATGAAAGCTTGATAGCAAGTTACCATTTAGAGTCACGCAAGTTCTAGCAGTGATCTCAGTTGTGTATCAGTATTAGAGGAATTGTTAGGATGACTCTATGAAACTTTGTATTTTGTGGCGCTGCAAAGCTGTTCTTTGTGGGGAAAAatctgcatctgtaaagaatctctgttAACATAGCtaactctttttctttcagaCCCTCCaaatcctaaagagattaactaaaatctgattttttttttatttttattttattttttttttttgagacagagtttcactcttgttgcccaggctggagtgcaatggcatgatctcggctcaccacagcctccgcctctcaggctcaagtaattctcccacctcagcctcccaagtagctgggattacaggggcctgccaccacacctggctaattttgtattttttttagtagagacgtggtttctctatgttggtcaggctggtctctaacccccaacctcaggtgatccgcccacctcggcctcccaaagtgctgggattacaggcatgagccactgcacctggcctgaacatTCCCTTTCTATAGATCCTGGGTCTTTAAACAAACCCAaccaattgtcaatcagaaaatACTTAAATTCACCTATATCCTGGAAGCCTCCTTGCCCCCACTGCTTTGAGTTgttccacctttctggaccaaatgaatgtattttttaaatcagtctcatgcctctctaaaatgtatacaaCCAAGGTGCTCCCAATTGCCTTGGGCATATGTTCTCAAGacttcctgagggctgtgtcacgggcgatggtcactcatatttggcttagaataaatctcctcaaatatttaaaaaaaaaaaaagtttgtattttgGTAGTGAAATGGGAATACGTGTGATCCCAAGACTTACGAAAGTACTTGTTAGACTAGTCACATTGCACATCTGTTAGGATCTATTACAATTTATACATTATTGTACTGCTTGATACTTCTCTGTCCTTTATTTAATAATGGtcaggggtttttgtttttgtttttgtttttggttggggggctgtttgtttgagacagagtctcactctgtcgtccaggctggagtgaagtggtgcagtcttggctcactacaacctccacctcccaggttcaagcaattctcctgcctcagcctcccaagtagctaggattacaggcatgcaccaccacacccagctaattttttgtatttttagtagagatgggttttgctatgttggccaggctggtctcaaactcctggctgcaagtgatccacctgctcagcctcccaaagtgctgggattacaggagtgggccaccATGTGCAGCCCTCTAATAAATGGTCAGTTTTTTAGATGTTGAAAAAGACTTTAATTCTGCAGTAAATGTATATTGCTTTTacgctaaaaaagaaaaacaacgtCAATAAAAGAAACGTGTTACTTTATGTAACTTGGAATGTGGAGACAGTTCAGATATCCTCTTTGTAGCTTTTTTgaccattattttttcttcatatcacTATATTATTATGCATTTATTCTATGTATTTCTTCATAATACTGGTATAATTTAAACCTGCTAAAAGTTTTAAGTTGAGTTTAACAGAGGAACTGATTAAATATCCTTGATAGAAATAAGCGGTTTTTCTTATCTGTACCTCAATCTTTTCATGACTTTCAATTATTCTTCCTATTATCAAaggataattcttatttttacccTTACAGATTATTCAGCTGATTGAAGGCAAAGCCTCTGCTTATGTATTTGCAAGTCCTGGTTGTAAGAAGTGGGATACTTGTGCTCCAGAAGTTATTTTACATGCTGTGGGAGGTTAGTctgttttattttgggaaattcATAGTTTTTCTACAATTATATCATGCTATGACATAATATTTcagtaatattattttatttagactGTTATGATATAAAAGGTAGAAGGAAGCTTAGAGATTATCCAGTCCAAACCCCTCATATGATCGATGGATAAAGAGTAGATTTTCAGCAAGTTTTACTTTAGTTATAGTCTCCTTTTTTGAACTTTGATCTGCATACAGTTAATTTAATTTAGCCCTTAtttatagccttttttttttttttttgacacaaggtctctgttgtccaggctggaattcagtggtgcagtcgtggctcactgcagccttgaactcctgggcttgtaGTAAACCAAGGTTGTAGTaactaagatcacgccactgcattccagcctgggcaagactccatctcaaaaaaaaaaagacaagaaaagaaaatgctaaataaaattaattttaatcagaaaaaataattttatatcctttagtTAGTTAAAATTGTTCTGTAGTCTTAAATTTCAAGTGAATTAAAACTTAACCTTTATGGACACTCATTCTTTTATCCAGAATTTATTGGCTACTATTGGATAAGCAAGCAAAAGGtacttaaaaataactagaaaaaccaCAATCCAATTAGCCACTAACTTGAgtgattgattaattgattgatgTTTTTCTATAGGCAAGTTAACTGATATCCATGGGAATGTTCTTCAATACCACAAGGATGTGAAGCATATGAACTCTGCAGGAGTCCTGGCTACACTGAGGAATTATGACTACTATGCAAGCCGAGTTCCAGAATCTATTAAAAATGCACTTGTTCCTTAAAGGAAAGTTtcatttggctgggcatggtggctcacgcctgtaatcccagcactttgggaggccaaggcaggcgaatcacttgagttcaggagtttgacaccagcctggccgatatcgtgagaccccatctctacagaaatacaaattaactgggcatcctgtcatgcgcctatcatcccagctacttgagaggctgaggcaggagaatcatttgagcctgggaggcggagattgcagtgagctgagatcatggccactgcactccagcctgagtgacaggagttaagccctgtctcagaaaaaacaaacaaacaaacaaacaaaaacacccaaaaaGTACTGAAAGTTTCATTTACTTAGCTAGGAGAAAGACTTGGTTCTCAAAATAATACATCTTAAAACTAATTGGATAGAATTAGAGTTCCACCTTTATTCATTGTTGAGCAGTGATTTATATTTAGTTATTGTATTTAggaatagaaaatagaattaaataatttaacttgATTAATCAACCAGACCAATTTTGACATCTGGAGAACTTACAAACTCAACACGTTATATTTGTTTTCCTGTATTTAggtggagaaatgagaaaaagcttTAGTTTCAATTGACAATTCAAGTCAGTGTTCAATCAACATGCCTATCTTTTaaaccagatttttttctttctttcttttttttttctttcttgagacgaagtctcactctgtagtctAGGCTGGAATATAATGGCatcatgatctccgctcactgcaagctccgcctcccgggttcatgccattctcctgcctcagcctcccaagtagctgggactgcaggcacctgccaccacgcccggctaacttttttgtatttgtagtaaagatggggtttcaccatgttagccaggatggtctccatctcttgacctcgtgatctgtccgcctcggcctcccaaagtgctgtgattataggcgtgagccacagcgcccggcctaaacCAGATTTCTTTAGGGCACAATTGTTCctggaatctcactcttgtttttcacagtaatttaaaaaatgtttctactCCAATTAAGAATACATATGATATTATCATATATGCTGATGAAACAGATTTAtgagaaaagttttttttaataaattatttaatcctagctctttgttattcaccaactttttaaaaaagtgtttgaaaATGATAAATTCTTGACTTTGGGGTTTAGTTTATTCTTATGGCATCACTATAAGGCTTAATTGTGGAAAGCTAAGTACTTGCTTCTGTTCCTTCCAATGAGAGATTATAACATAAACTATCAAAATTATTCTGCTAATATacctagatttttatttttaggtctcTATCCATtgcttttaattaaatttctctgttttcaaaTCAAACAAGTGGTTTAAATTAACAGTTCCTAAACTCAACTgcatatcagaatcacctaggaagttttttttaaatgcagattcacaggccaggcactgtggctcacgcctgtaatcccagcactttgagaagccgaggtgggtggatcgcctgaggttaggagttcaagaccagcctggccaacatggcaaaaccctgtctctactaaaaatacaaaaattagtcaggcatggtggtgcgtgcctgtaatcctagctactaggagggctgaggcaggaggatcacttgaacccaggaggcggaggttgcactgagctgagatcgtgccactgcactccagcctgggcaacagagcgagactctgtctcaaaaaataaaaataaaaataaaatgcagattcacagGGTTTATCGCAACAGTTttgcttctctgtgtgtgtgtgtgtttgttcatttatttattttgagacagagtctctgtcacccaggccagagtacagtggtgcgatcttgactcactgcaacctccacctcctgggctcaaacgattatcctgcctcagcctccggaggagctgcgactacaggcacgtgccaccacccctggctaattttttgtatttttagtacagatgggttttcgctgtgttagctaggatggtctcgatctcctgacctcggcctcctcaaagtcctgggattacaggcgtgagccaccacgctcagcttgcttctgtatattttaagaaattcaggGACTTTGATAATCATTTAACTCTAGGACTCACTAGATAAGGTAATATAGTATTATTTTACAGAAGCGTCATAATCTAGCAGGAAGAGGTCTCTGTGGCCTTGACACCTTTGAGCACTCCCTCTTATAACTCATTgtcctggctttcttttttcacCAGGCACTCCTACTCAGtctcctttattgctttctctttgtcttccttcCCTTAAATGTCACTGTTTACCAAGATTCTGTTGtagtctctctctccttttctttttttcctttttttttttttttggtagagatgggtcttgctatacagcccaggctggtcttgaactcctagcctcaagcaattctcccgcctctgtctcccagagtgctgggattataggtgtgagccactgcacctggcctatgctTTAACCTCCTTTCTCACCAGATGATCTAATCCACCTGTGTGGCTTTTGTGATGCTTTTGATCATTAATCCAAAATCTTTATCTTAGAACTCTCAAACTCTAGATCTATATACCCCAAAACCTACCTAGATGCCTTACAGAGTTGTCTGAATGATTATGTCTAAACAGTTCTTCACTCTTGCCCTGACCCCTcctgaaattattttacaaacCCACGAGGTGATCTTGATAATTGGCCAAGTTAGAAAATCATCACCTCGAATCCATCTACTTTCCTCTATGGAGTTCTCTATCTGTAAATAGTGGActaaacctaatttttaaaaaatctaagtgTAACAAgagaataactttatttttatttatgtatacattttttgagacggagtctcgcgctcactctgtcgccaggctggagtgcagtggcgcaatctcgactcactgcaaactccacctcctgggttcaagcgattctcctgcctcagcctcctgaatagctgggattacaggcatgtgccaccacgccctgctaatttttgtaattttaatagagatggggtttcaccatgttagccaggctggtctcgaactcctgatctcgggtgatccgcctgcggCCTccaaaagtattgggattacaggcttgagccactgcgcccagccctaagagaataactttttttttttttttttttttttttttgagatggagtctcaccctgtcacccaggctggagtgcgatggcgcaatctcggctcactgcaacctccacctcccaggagaagtgattctcctgcctcagactcccaagtagctgggattataggcgcctgccaccacacccagctaattttttgtatctttagtagagacgggtttcaccatgttggccaggctggtctcgaacttctgacctcctgatccacctgcctcggcttcccagagtgctgggattacaggcatgagccaccatacctggccgaGAATAAAGGTATTTTCTTCAGGTTCCTATATGAAAACCCAATTTATGTAAGTGAGATATGTAGGAGTCTAAATCCTCTCTCCATTACTATTGCCTCTACATTAATTACATTAAGTGATACCCTTACACCCCATTATTTCTTCCCTAGCTCCCTGCAGTGCCTTGACTAATCTTTCTGCCTACACTGTAACCCATCTATCTATAATCCATTTATCACGTCATCtccagagtgattttttttttgagacagggtctcactctgtcgcccaggctggagtgcagtggtgtgcttatagctcactgcagccttgacctcctgggcttaagcaattctcctgcctcagtaccccaagtagctgagaatacaggtgtgtgcaatAATGCCTGgctaagctgggcatggtggctcacgcctgtaatcccagcacttcgggaggctgaggtgggtggatcacttgaggtcaggagttcaagactagcctgaccaatatggtgaaaccctgtctctactaaaaatacaaaaattagccaggcgtggtggcgcatgcctgtaatcccaactactcagaaggctgaggcaggagaattgcatgaacttaggagatggaggttgcagtgagccaagatcacgtctctgcactccaacgtgggtgacaaagcaagacttcatctcaaaaacaaaacaaaacaaaacaaaaaagacgccggctactttttgtatattttttgtagagatggggtttcaccatgttgcacaagCTGGCCTCAaaagggatccgcccacctcagcttcccaaaacgCTGTGATTTTACAAGCATGACTTACCACACCAGGcccaaagtgatttttaaaaatcaaatataatgcCATTCCccttattcaaaatattttatggttttcctTTGCCTTCAGGATAAAATGCAAACTCCTTATAATGATATATGAAGCTCTTAATGGCTTCTTCCTTCTCCAGCATCAACTCAGACCCTAACCTATACTGTAGCCATGCTCAACCATTTAAAGTTCCCCT
This window encodes:
- the BPNT1 gene encoding 3'(2'),5'-bisphosphate nucleotidase 1 isoform X4 — translated: MSICSSLARKFPKLTIIGEEDLPSEEVDQELIEDSQWEEILKQPCPSQYSSIKEEDLVVWVDPLDGTKEYTEGLLDNVTVLIGIAYEGKAIAGVINQPYYNYEAGPDAVLGRTIWGVLGLGAFGFQLKEVPAGKHIITTTRSHSNKLVTDCVTAMNPDAVLRVGGAGNKIIQLIEGKASAYVFASPGCKKWDTCAPEVILHAVGGKLTDIHGNVLQYHKDVKHMNSAGVLATLRNYDYYASRVPESIKNALVP
- the BPNT1 gene encoding 3'(2'),5'-bisphosphate nucleotidase 1 isoform X3, whose translation is MASSNTVLMRLVASAYSIAQKAGMIVRRVIAEGDLGIVEKTCATDLQTKADRLAQMSICSSLARKFPKLTIIGEELVVWVDPLDGTKEYTEGLLDNVTVLIGIAYEGKAIAGVINQPYYNYEAGPDAVLGRTIWGVLGLGAFGFQLKEVPAGKHIITTTRSHSNKLVTDCVTAMNPDAVLRVGGAGNKIIQLIEGKASAYVFASPGCKKWDTCAPEVILHAVGGKLTDIHGNVLQYHKDVKHMNSAGVLATLRNYDYYASRVPESIKNALVP